The Oscillospiraceae bacterium genome includes the window ATTGGACCAGTTCGGCCACGCGGATGGGCTCGCGTTGAAACATCACCACGCCCGCGTCCAGGCGGGAGAGTTTGAGCAGGGAGGTGATCAGCCAGTCCATGCGCACAAGCAGTTCCTCCGCTTCGCGGACAAAGGTCTGCCGTTCTTTTTCGTCGTCGGCTTTTGCCAAAAAAGACAAGACAAGGTTCACGGAGGTGAGCGGGGTTCGCAGTTGGTGGGCAATATCGGTCAAAGAATCGGCGAGGTATTGTTTGTCCCGGGTCAGCGCCTCGTTCTGCTCTCGAATGCGCAAAGTCATTTTGGTGATTTCACTGTATAAGACGGCGAGTTCGCCCTCGTCAAAATCGCCGAGCGCCAAGCGGTCCGCGTTGTGAAGCACGAGGTCGATCTGCTGGGAAATCCGCGCAAGGCTGCGGTACCGCGCGCGGGTGAAGACAAAAAAAACGACTCCGAAGACGACGGCGTTCGTCATAACAAGAACACCGGCCGCTGTGTGGAGGATGAAGCCAGCTGTGACCCCGGCGGCGGCCAGCACAAGGAACAGAGCGGCAAACTGACGAAACTCTTTATTCCGAAACATGCCGGCCTCCCAACTTGTAGCCAACGCCGCGAACGGTCAGGATGATCTGCGGATTTGCGGGGTCGTCCTCAATTTTCTCGCGAAGATGTTTGACGTATACGGTCAGTGTGTTGTCATTGACAAATTCTCCGGCCGCGTCCCAGAGTTCGTCCAACAGCTGATTGCGGGTAATGATGTTGCCCTGATTGCTCAAAAACACCAGCAGAAGACGGTATTCCAAGGCGGAAAGAAAGATCTCTTTGCTGTGTTTTTTTACAAGACCGCTTGCCGTATCGACGTGGAGGGCGTCGATTTCAAAGGTGGCCTTAGCGCGTCCGCTCTTTCGCAGGGCAGTGCCGATTCTGGCGATCAATTCCCGTGGGCGAAAGGGTTTGGTGATGTAGTCGTCCGCACCTATGTTTAACCCGGTGACGACGCTCGCCTCATCGCCGGAAGCAGTCAGAAAGATCACCGGAATATCCTGCTGTTCTTTGATTGCCGTACACACCGCAAAGCCGTTGCCGTCGGGCAGGGACACGTCAATCAGCGCCAGGTCAAATTGGCCGCTGCCCAGCGCGGCCAGGGCCTCTTGCTGCGTGACCGTATGGGTGACGGTAAAATCCTCGGAGCGGAGCAGTCGAATGAGATTTTTGGCGATTGCCCTGTCGTCCTCAACCAGAAATATGCGTGGCATCGGTTGGCCCCCCTGTCAGTTTCTCTTCTTATGATGCCTCAAATTATACCGTAAAATCCTGAGATTGACAAGCGGGCGTCAAAGAGGGTTGGAACCCTTCTGTGGGTTCCAACCCTCGGTAAGGTTTTGATGTGCCTTCGTCAAAGCAGCGGGGGATGCTTATCGTGGGGGGCTCCCGGTTTCCAGGCCGCGAGTATGAGGCCGATGCCGAGCAGCAGAAGGCCGATGAAGAGGAAGGCGTCCACACCGCCGCCGCCGGTGAAGGGCATGGGCGCGTCGAGAGGCGGGTATTCGTCGAAGACCCAGTCCTCCAGTTCTTCATCCCAGTGCCACTCGCCCAGCGGGACGCCTTCTCCGTCGTATTCCACATACGCGTCGTCCACTTGGACCAATGTGTTGCTGGGTATGGTCGGAATCGGTTCCGGCGCGGCCGAGAGTTCATCCGGCGGCGCCGGTTCCACGGCTCTGCCTTCGAGGCCGGTCTCCTCGGGCGGCGCGGGTGGTTCCTCGGTTCTGTCGGGGCCGTTGCCCGCGTCGTCCGGCGGTGGCGGCGTTGACGTTGGCGTTGGAGAAGGAGAGGGCGCTGGACTTGTGCGCGGAGACGTGCCGCCGCTACTGCTGCTGCCGGTCGGAGTGGGCTCAGGACTCGAAGTGGGAGTGGGCTCGGGACTCGAAGTGGGAGTGGGCTCGGGGCTCGAAGTGGGAGTGGGCTCGGGGCTTGCAGTGGGAGTAGGCTCAGGGCTCGAAGTGGGAGTGGGCTCAGGAGTGAGAGTAGGTTCGGGACTTTGAGTGGGCGTTGATTCAGGGGGTGGAGTTGAACCATGAGTGCGTTTCACGGTGTTGACAAAAGAAGTCCCATTTGTGAGACCGTCCGTCGTGCTTGTCCCCCAATGTACGCCTGCGGCGACGGAGTCGGGCTCGGTATAAAGAGGCGCCTGCTCCTCTGTGAGCACCTCGGTGATGGTGTATGTGTGCCCGGAAGGGATGTCGGTAAACGTCACGGCGCCCGCCTTATCGGAGATCTCCTCTACAAACCAAGCGTCCGCGTGGTTGCAGCCGGGCTCCTCGCAATCTTCACTGTGTGTGAGACTGAAAACGAACCCCGCGGGGGACGCCGCGTCGTCTTCGGAACCGGAGATGATTTTTGTAAAAGTGAGATCAGCCGCGTACCCTTTGGTGGAAGGGACTTCGAAATAGCCGTATTGAAAATTGACGTTGTCAATGTTTGAGCTGAAGGGTTTGTAAAAGAGATAAGAGGAAGTCAAGTCCGTACCTTCTTGCGTCACATCGAAAGATGTTTCCTGTACAAAACCCACCGCCAAAGTGTCGAGGGTCACGCGGAATGTTCTGCTGTAAGAGTAGTAAGTTGTTCCGCCGTCCGGGGTATCGTTGATCCCCTCAGGAGGGGCAGGCGTGGGCGTTGGAATGGGTTCTGACAAAAGATCCCAATTGATTTTATTGTCTTTGTATTCGATGATTGCGCTGTGCGGACCGTCTGTGTCTGTAAAACAGACGAATTGATACGGTGTGCACAACGGGAACGAGGCGCTCCACGGTTCGGAAGACGTCGTAACGGTGTCGCTAAAATGCTCGAAGACCAATTTGAGCGCGTCCGCGTCATTTGCCTGTTTGAGATGCGCATCGGTGACAAATTTTTTGAGTACCTCTGTACTTGAGTCGTAAGCAACGGCCATATTGGTGGCGCCGTGCGTGCTTTCAATGGCTGCGCCGATGATTTGGACTTCGGTGTTGCCGCTTGTGTAATTTGTGCCGGGGATTGTGGGATTTGCGGCCAGTGAACCATAGTCGATCCATTCCGTGCTGGAGCTATAGTCTAGTGGAGATGTGTGATTACCATTACTCCTGCCAAACTTTGCGGTTGGCAGACCGTCTGTAAAGACAATATTATAGATGTTTTTGTCGCCGCTGTGAGCGGAAAAAGAGATCTCGGTCGGCAGGTTGCCCAGTAAGTTATGGCTGAGAAGCAAAGCACCGGAGAGGTTTGTATAACCGCCGTCATTACGCGGGAAAGAGCCTCCAACTCCAGAAGGAAGCGCAAAAGCGGTGTTAACCCCTGTAAGAGCACCTAAAACTGTCGTCCTATTTGTTTCATCGCTTACATCTGTCCAATCGACGATTCTGTATGCATATTGGCCAAATATGACGATGGCCAGGTACCTGCATTCATCGTCCTTGGCGCTGTTTGCATATGTTTCGATAAAGCCTCGAACTGCCGTTTTCATATCGGCGATACGGGTGCCTGTGTTCATGCTGGCGGACAGATCGAGGCTGATGACCACCGCCGCGTGCTGCGCGGTCGTCACCATTTCAACTTCTTCTTTCGTCACGACCTCAGCTGTCACATCAAAGACATTTTCCAGCGTATGGCCCTCTTCGACGACAGGCGCGATGGTCTCACGGAACCAGACGCCGTCGGTGCTGTCGCCCTGCCAGCCGCCATCGCCGTCCAGTCCGCCCTGAGAGACGACCTGCTGGAGCTCATTCGCATGGGGTTTTACATCACCCTCCGCCACGGCGGCCGGCAGGATCAGTACCGCCAGAAAGGCGAGCGCCAAAAGGGCGCCAATGGCTTTCCTTATCGCATTCGACATGTTTAAATCTCCTCTGTCCAAGTGACACCTGAACCATGCATATTCACAATCTGAAGTACCTGTCACGATCCAAACGACACAGGGTTTGGGCGGCGTGCGCCTCAACCGACGGCAGGGAGATGCATACGCTCTCCCCACATATCTAATATCGAACTTAAAAAGGAATAAAAAACCAATTTAAAGAAAAAATTTCAATTTCTAGAATCGGATCAAAAATGTGATCAAAAATACGGGCAGGTTCGGACAGCCTGCCCACTGTGCGGCGACATTTGGAACTGATGTCGGCAGAATATATAAAAAATACGGCGCAAAGCATCAAAAAATGGCGGCGGATCGGTCCCAGGGGAGAACCGATCCGCCGCCGCGGTGTATCCAAAGCTGTCAGAGACGCCGTCGTCTTCGGGGAGATGCCCTGTGGACGGCCGGATTGTTTACCGCCCGTGTGTGCCGATTCGTCTCCGATTGGCCGGCCAAACCGCGCTCACAAGCCCGATGCCGACCAGAAGCAGGCCAGGGAAGAGAAGGAGCGTCGGGTTGCGGCCGCTGGTAATGGGCATGGCGGTGGGTGGGTATTTTTCAAAGATCCACGTATCCAGTTGTTCATCCCAGTGCCACTCGCCCAGGGGAACACCGGCGTCGTCGAACTCCGTATAGACTCCGTCGTCACGCAAAATCAGTTCATGACCGGGCACGATCGGCGCGGGCGGAACTTCCGGGTCTGTGCCACCCGGTTGATACGGCGCGCCGTCGGTTCCATCCCCGGAACCGCCGCCGCTCTCTCCGCCGTCATGGCCGCCCGTGTCGTCGTTGTCGGGTTCACCACTGGTTGTACCGTCGTCTGTGTCGGGGGTGTCGCCAGACCCGCCGTCGTTGCCGCCGCCAGAGCTGTCGCCATCGAGACCGCTGTTATTGCTATTGCTATTGTTATTATTATTGTTATTATTATTGTTATTATTATTGTTATTATTATTGTTATTATTATTGTTATCGCTGTTGCTGTTGCTGTTATTGTTGTTGTTATCGTTGTTGTTGCTGTCACTGTCGCCGTTGTTACCATCATCATCGCTGTCGCTGTCGTTATCGCCGTCATCGTCGTCGTCGTCGGTCAGCGCGTGCCAGATGGCTGTGAGTGTGACATCGGAGATTGGGATGAAGTGGCCGGGATTGGATGCTGCCGTGCCGCCTGGGAAGAGGCCTTCGGCGGGACTGCGCGCGGAGACGGCCCCGGCGGTGAGAAGCCAGCCGTCAAAACAGTATTCGGCGCGGACCGGCATCTGGACAGACACAGTGTAGACGACACCCGGAATCGCCGTGTCTGAATCGACCGCCGGCGGGTCGGCCGGCAGTGTCGTATAGTTGACGATGTGGAACAAAGGTTTGTTGGGGGGCAGCAAAACAAACTGGCGCGTCACTTCTGTCCTTTGTAAATCGGCATCGTGGCCGGTCACGTAAGTGATTTGGTAACGGCCGGGTTTGTCTTGGCGCACGTAACCGCTCGGGTTTGTCACTGCAATGCGGCGGCCGGGCCGGTGTTTGACGTCTAGCGCCGGGACACGCCGGTCGGTTTGATAGGGCTCCGTACGCAGTTCCTGCGGGGCAATGGACAAAGAGACCCAATTGCTCTCCGTATCGTCCGCCCCATGGGGCAGGTGCGCCACTCGGATCTCCGTGAGAGAGAGTCCGTCGGTGAAGTCATCGTACACGGCCACATCGTACCAGGCGGGGATAGGGTCGGTTTGAGCCGCCTGCTGGAGTGCGGTGGGGATGTCGGCGTCGAGACCGTCGGACGGAGAGAGGACATCGCGCACGGCGGGCGGATCAGTCCGGCGGATTTTGAGAGCGGCCGTCCGGACGAACTGACCGGTAAAACCGGTGTCGCCAAAGTGATATAACGTCTGCCCAAAGGATTTGTCGTCATATCGCGGGGTATCCTGGCCGAGAGAGTGAATGGCCGGAATGGAAAAAGGCGCGTACATGGCGAGCAGCGCCCCCGCCGGCAGTACAGGGAAGGTCAGGCGCAGCGCCGTGACGCTGCGCCAATCGGCCGGGGGCGTGGCGTCCCACGTGAAGGCCGCCATCTCCGCCAGTGTATACAGACCGTCGGCGGTGCCTGGCTTGGCGGTGAGCTTATGTGGGTCAAAGCTGGCGCCGACCCAGCTCAGCTCCGGCGTCACGGTGCCCCGGAAGGTGGGCCGATCTGTCAGAGCGGTGCGCCAGCCGACCCCATGCGGGAGGATGAAGTACACGACGTTGTGCCCCGAAATGGCCCCGCCCGTCCCGTTGGAGACGACGAGGCGGAACTGCTCGCCCGTGCTTCCTGCCCGCAGGGTCCAAGTGACATCATCCACCCCCCTGTTGGGGTCGTAAGAGGCGTAGAGATCGTCCGCGTCGCTCTCCGCGTCCGTGCCCGCGTCCGTACGTACCGCCGAATAGACCGCGACATGCGAGGCGCCGGTCAGCGCGAGGGTCTCGGTGGAGACGTTCTGACGGCGCACCGCGCGGGCCCTGTTTACGGCCGCGGGCAGGGCCGCGGCGTCGGAAAGATGGCTGAGACCGTCGTTCACGGCGCTTCCATAGGAGCTGCCGGAGGACACGCCGAGCAACTCGGCGCTCCAGGAAGAGGCCAGTACGCGACTTCCGTTCAGAGAGACGGAGGTCCCCGGATAATCGGCCGGGATTTGATAGCGGACACCGACGTAGACATCGCCCTGCAGGGTGGAATTGCGCTGCAAAACAACCTCTGCCTCCGGCTCATGGGCTTTGTGCAGCTTGATTTCAAGGTATTGCTCTCCGTCAAAGGCCGCAAGCGTCCGTGCGGTGAGGGCGATCTCATTTCCGTAGGCGTCCACTGGAGGGTCAAACGACGGAATCTGGAGGGCGCCGCCCGATGCGGCGGAACGGTAGAGTCTCACATCCGCCACCCGCAGCCCGTTCGGGACAGGCACATAGAGGACGGGCGCCTGCAGGATTAACCCGCCTGCCACAGTGGGGACGGAGACATTGGAATGGACGCGCGTCTGTACGGCATAGTAGGGGAATCCACTGGGGCCGATTCGCTGCATCAGCCAGAAACAGTCCTCCAGAAACGCGGCGGTCAGTGGGACATTGTCCATGACGGGGCTGCCGTTGCGATCCGCAAAGAGAAATTTATTGTTGTAATCGCCCGGCAGCGAGAGGTTGATATCGGCCCAATATTTTTCATTCACCTTGACTTCGATGGTATTTTTTTCGCCCGCCTTGGCGGCGCCGTTCAGCGTCACCAGATAGTCTTTGCCAAGGAGGCAGTCGTCGTCATGGGCGCGATACGCCTCTATACCGAAGGACACCGTATCCTCTGTAATACCCGCCGTCATACCCACGAATTGGAAGAGAAAGTTGCTCAGGATCATGGCGTTGTTGGCCATGAAGTCCACCTTCCGCATTCCGTGGAAGGTGAGGTCGACGTACCCGCCATAGCCCTGCTCATAATGGGGCGTGTGGAGGGCATAGGGCGTCTGCTGAATGTCGTCGATCAGCCGAGCGGCGACGCTGCCGTAGGACTTTTGGTCGCCTGATTTTGTATTGTAAGTCAGGGTGTCGTAATCGGCGTATACGACACCGCCGAAGGTTTTCGCCGGCAGGCGCACTGCGGTGACGGTTACGCCGCGGGGCACATTGAGCCGGCATGTGAAATCTCCGTCCACCCCCGACGGCACGCGAAAGCCCACCTTACAGAGTTCCTGTAAGTAGAGATAGTCCTTGTCCACTTTGCTTTGGTATTGCTGCGCATATTGGACAGAATCCGGCTGTAGATAGGGGGTGGAGGGGTCGGACCCCGAGATCGAGCGAACCAGCAGGAGCTCAAGGATCGGGGGACTGGCGGTGATCTGGGTCGTCGTATCTTTGAGATAGATCAGCGCGTCCGATGCGAGCGCCGGATTGGCGCCGTAGCCAAATGGGAGATGAGGCCCCCGCCCATTTATCCGAGCCCGGCCGGACATGTGCACGCCGCTCAGGTCGATGTTTGCGGTAGAGGGATTGTCGGTCGGGGAAAAATCGGCGGTTGTCGTCAGAACAAAGGCGGCGTGGAAGGGGTCGTATCCGCTCTCGGGCGTGTTGTTGTTATGGCTGCTGTGGGTCGGCATATCGGAGGCCCAGCGCAGTGTACAAGAGGCGCCGTCGGACAACGCGGCGGCGCCGTTTACGTCGTCATACCGCGCGGCGCGCAGGATGGTAAACAGTGGGTGACTCCCCCAGTCCGCGCGCCACTGCGCATATGTCTTTGTCTCGGAGCCGATGGTGAGTTTGAGGCCGGAGAAGTCGACAGTGACCTCTGTATCCGTCAGGACCAAGCCGGCCGCCGCGTAACCGCCATAACTCAGTTGAGTGCTGGCGGCTCCCACCGGGCGTACATATACGGCCGTGCTTTTGACGAAACTGAAGTCAATGAGGACCTCGTTTTCTTGGCCCGCATATAGACGCGGCAAGGTATCCGGAGGAATGGTGGGATCTATGCGCAAACAGCCCATCCGGGCGACAGCCGTGGCGGGCACGGTTTGTGTTATGGCATCGCTGTCCGGCAACGCCGGGTACAGCGCCGCCCAGACCTTTATTTGTTCGCCCGGATAGGCGCCGGGGTGGCCGCCGGCGGCCCCAATGCGCGGGGTGAACACCAGTTGTATGTTGCAGGAAGTCGTCTGTGCGTCCCATCT containing:
- a CDS encoding VWA domain-containing protein; amino-acid sequence: MSNAIRKAIGALLALAFLAVLILPAAVAEGDVKPHANELQQVVSQGGLDGDGGWQGDSTDGVWFRETIAPVVEEGHTLENVFDVTAEVVTKEEVEMVTTAQHAAVVISLDLSASMNTGTRIADMKTAVRGFIETYANSAKDDECRYLAIVIFGQYAYRIVDWTDVSDETNRTTVLGALTGVNTAFALPSGVGGSFPRNDGGYTNLSGALLLSHNLLGNLPTEISFSAHSGDKNIYNIVFTDGLPTAKFGRSNGNHTSPLDYSSSTEWIDYGSLAANPTIPGTNYTSGNTEVQIIGAAIESTHGATNMAVAYDSSTEVLKKFVTDAHLKQANDADALKLVFEHFSDTVTTSSEPWSASFPLCTPYQFVCFTDTDGPHSAIIEYKDNKINWDLLSEPIPTPTPAPPEGINDTPDGGTTYYSYSRTFRVTLDTLAVGFVQETSFDVTQEGTDLTSSYLFYKPFSSNIDNVNFQYGYFEVPSTKGYAADLTFTKIISGSEDDAASPAGFVFSLTHSEDCEEPGCNHADAWFVEEISDKAGAVTFTDIPSGHTYTITEVLTEEQAPLYTEPDSVAAGVHWGTSTTDGLTNGTSFVNTVKRTHGSTPPPESTPTQSPEPTLTPEPTPTSSPEPTPTASPEPTPTSSPEPTPTSSPEPTPTSSPEPTPTGSSSSGGTSPRTSPAPSPSPTPTSTPPPPDDAGNGPDRTEEPPAPPEETGLEGRAVEPAPPDELSAAPEPIPTIPSNTLVQVDDAYVEYDGEGVPLGEWHWDEELEDWVFDEYPPLDAPMPFTGGGGVDAFLFIGLLLLGIGLILAAWKPGAPHDKHPPLL
- a CDS encoding response regulator transcription factor is translated as MPRIFLVEDDRAIAKNLIRLLRSEDFTVTHTVTQQEALAALGSGQFDLALIDVSLPDGNGFAVCTAIKEQQDIPVIFLTASGDEASVVTGLNIGADDYITKPFRPRELIARIGTALRKSGRAKATFEIDALHVDTASGLVKKHSKEIFLSALEYRLLLVFLSNQGNIITRNQLLDELWDAAGEFVNDNTLTVYVKHLREKIEDDPANPQIILTVRGVGYKLGGRHVSE
- a CDS encoding HAMP domain-containing histidine kinase, giving the protein MFRNKEFRQFAALFLVLAAAGVTAGFILHTAAGVLVMTNAVVFGVVFFVFTRARYRSLARISQQIDLVLHNADRLALGDFDEGELAVLYSEITKMTLRIREQNEALTRDKQYLADSLTDIAHQLRTPLTSVNLVLSFLAKADDEKERQTFVREAEELLVRMDWLITSLLKLSRLDAGVVMFQREPIRVAELVQSALRPLAIPMELRGIDLQTDVPEDATIQGDRGWLSEAVQNILKNCMESAGENGKIEITCADNTLFTELVIRDSGAGFEKEDLPRLFDRFYRGKSTNTMGYGIGLALCKMIITRQDGTIAAKNHPRGGAVFAIRFPKVTDVSSESHRRVI